Proteins co-encoded in one Ooceraea biroi isolate clonal line C1 chromosome 9, Obir_v5.4, whole genome shotgun sequence genomic window:
- the LOC109610982 gene encoding facilitated trehalose transporter Tret1-2 homolog, whose amino-acid sequence MAGAPVNPAGTLVFRGQRTFLCFRAACMGGFSLGCGLGWSAPCVEILRSDLYDFDVFAADVIASVFPVGAAFCTIIVPLLMDRIGRKWTMMALAPAFIGGWILLICAGSLVPLFVVSRIVTGACGGMFCVLAPMYSAEISEKQIRGMTGVFFQLLLVIGILYAYCTGFTRNVVAISSLCCIAPIVFGVTMAFMPESPLFYLNKDREEDARKSMRFFRGPDFDIEPEIEAFKEQAEKSKLVKLNISIFLNKPVLKTMAVAYGLMFAQQFSGINAMIFYGVTILESTGVGMESLVELVIFGVVQVVACVASALLIDKLGRKVLMVLSEAFMCVCLTALAGFFVLKTYMPEQADKMHWLPLTSICVYILAFCFGAGPIPWAYMGEIFPTRLKGAASSSAAFFNWMLAFTVTISFPSAVDAFGNAAVLFFFALICFLSVFFVIFFMVETKGKTFAEIQQEFGTHMINNTH is encoded by the exons ATGGCCGGTGCGCCGGTAAATCCCGCGGGCACGCTCGTGTTTCGCGGTCAACGaacctttctttgctttcgcGCAGCCTGCATGGGTGGATTCTCGTTGGGATGCGGCCTCGGTTGGAGCGCGCCGTGCGTTGAAATACTGAGGAGCGACCTGTACGACTTCGACGTGTTCGCGGCGGACGTGATCGCATCGGTGTTCCCGGTGGGCGCGGCATTCTGCACGATCATCGTGCCGCTGCTGATGGACAGGATCGGCCGGAAGTGGACGATGATGGCCCTGGCACCGGCCTTCATCGGCGGCTGGATCCTGCTAATCTGCGCGGGCTCGCTGGTACCGCTCTTCGTGGTCAGCAGGATCGTGACCGGCGCCTGCGGCGGCATGTTCTGCGTGCTGGCGCCCATGTACTCCGCGGAGATCTCCGAGAAGCAAATCAGAG GAATGACGGGCGTCTTCTTCCAGTTGCTGCTCGTGATCGGCATACTGTACGCGTACTGTACCGGTTTCACGCGAAACGTAGTCGCGATATCCAGCCTCTGCTGCATCGCGCCGATCGTGTTCGGCGTGACGATGGCCTTCATGCCGGAGAGCCCGCTGTTCTACTTGAATAAAGATAGGGAAGAGGACGCGCGAAAGTCCATGCGATTCTTCCGCGGCCCAGATTTCGACATCGAGCCGGAGATAGAGGCCTTCAAG GAGCAGGCGGAGAAGAGCAAGCTGGTAAAGTTGAACATCTCGATCTTCCTGAACAAGCCGGTGCTGAAGACGATGGCGGTGGCCTACGGGCTGATGTTCGCCCAGCAGTTTAGCGGCATTAACGCCATGATATTCTACGGCGTGACGATCCTCGAGTCGACTGGCGTCGGCATGGAGTCCCTCGTCGAGCTGGTAATTTTCGGCGTCGTCCAGGTGGTAGCCTGCGTGGCGTCCGCGCTGTTGATCGACAAG CTGGGCCGCAAGGTGCTCATGGTGCTCTCCGAGGCGTTTATGTGCGTCTGCCTGACAGCCCTGGCGGGCTTCTTCGTCCTGAAGACTTACATGCCGGAGCAGGCAGATAAGATGCATTGGCTGCCGCTCACGTCCATCTGTGTCTACATACTCGCCTTCTGCTTCGGGGCCG GTCCGATTCCCTGGGCCTACATGGGCGAGATTTTCCCTACGCGCTTGAAGGGTGCAGCATCGTCCAGCGCGGCTTTCTTCAATTGGATGTTGGCGTTCACGGTTACGATATCCTTTCCAAGCGCCGTCGACGCGTTCGGTAACGCCGCGGTGCTCTTCTTCTTCGCTCTGATATGCTTCCTGAGCGTGTTCTTCGTTATCTTCTTCATGGTCGAGACCAAAGGCAAGACCTTCGCGGAAATACAACAAGAGTTTGGAACTCACATGATCAACAATACGCATTGA